The genomic stretch aaagctgggttttttttttaatgtaatgtctACACAGAATAAGCACAATAatgccctttccctctggtcccaccctcctcctgcccagaATGTCATGATAAATCTTCAGGTCCTCCTTGTCTCCTGTGTCGGCAGCTCCCTTAGGGGAGGAGCCCTTGGCACTGTCAGCAGCACAGACATTCTCAGAAGTGCTGCTCAGGTGTCTAGACTGTGTCATCGCTGCCCCTGGAATCGCCTTTCTTCCCAAGCCCACTGCCTCAGTTTAGATTCTCACTGTATTTCACCTCTCATCACAATAcagtcctccccccaccaaaaaagagGTCAAAACCACAATACAACAGGCCTCCCTCTTCCAGGACACCCTAGTCACAACCCAGAATAACCTTCCTAGAGCAGCAGGAAGTCCCTCCTCAAAGGCCTTTGTGGTTCCTCGTTTTGCTGTCAGTTGAGTTGCAGGTGCTTCAGGCCCTCGAAACCCCCATTAGAGCCGTCCTCAGCGACCCTCCACCCCGCCCTCTCCCACGCTACACCGCCCCGCGTGCTTTGTGCTCTTCCCCACTGCACTCTGGTGCCTTGGAAATTCCTGTTGCCACTCACTTTCagtttgcttatctgtaaaatgagaatagtgaTGCCTCCTCGATAATTACATGGTAAGAAGTAAACCATGCAGCACGTGAAAATGACTAGCATAGGGCCTGGCGCTTAGCACATGcgtcccctttctccttccttcttccctcacaAGTACTTTGGAAACTGAAATGCTGTATAGTTGTGACATGTTGTTACGATTATGTGTGGCTCGTTGTATGTCCACTACCCAGAGTTCTTGTATTTGGCAAGGATTCATCATATTTGGCTTCTAataaggaacattttaaaatatttcagaaagggaaggaaggatagCTTTGCAGCTTCAGAGTGCCACTGAAACAGGTGCCACCGGAGGGTTTCCAGCTGCCCTGGAGGTGCACGGTGGGAATGGGGGATAGAGGTCCGCCTCAGGTAGGGGTGCGGTGGGCCTTGGGTGCGTGGTCTGCCCACAGGCCGAGACAGGTGAGAAGGGTAGGTGGCAGCTTCCTCTGGAAACACAGAGGAAACACAGGTTCTCTctgccagggagggagggtgctTGGAGGTGCTTAGGAGACTTGCTGAGAACAAATAGAGGCTGTCCCTGATGGGGTCCTCTCCACTCTAACGCTGCTGTCAGAAAACCAGGTTAAAGAACTCGCTGCTaactacagaaaatattttgtggtCGAGAGTCAGTTTCCAagtgtgtttatttgtttaaaaaattgaccTCACGTCTCAGCCACATTTGGGTGTCTGTTGTCCTTTGTTCTAGGCGCTCTCCTGATTTGGTTTCCATTGGGTTTTAATCAGAAACCACCTGGTGGAACATTTTGGATTCAAATTAGAGTTTATCACAAACACCTATCTCAGTCTACACACATAAAACCCAGAATGGAACAAAAAGCGAGCGAGAAGTATCACTCTAACACTACAAACAGAACAGTGccagaaggaaggaacagagagaaaccGAGGAGGGCTGCACAGAGATGGGGCCAGCCCCTCAGACAGGAGCCGGCCTGCTCTCACTTCAGTGTCTGCGTGGGTGCCCCCGCTTTTCTGACCAACCTGCAGTCCTTGGGCACAGAAACTGTGGCTAGTGGCCCCCACCTCCTTTGGAGCTGGGATAGAGTGCCATCTAATGGGTGGTGCTATCACTTTGCTCCAAAGATAGGCGCCTGAAAAATCCTATCTCccctccatcccttctctctgCACCCTTTTCTCAGTCTTCCTTCCCAGAGTCGCCCTGGCCTCCATTTGGGCTTGCGACCAAGGGTCTAGGCCCACACCCAGAGTGCTGGAGAAGACACGCAGTAGGACTCCTCACTGATGGTGGGAGCCCCCCtttctgcctgcccctgccccatatGCTGTAGACTGTTCAGATGTGGGGGTCACAGGTTAGAAAATGGTGGAAGAACTACACCTCCAAGTCCCATGTCACTGAATATCTTCTTCAGCTATttgactttatttgtttatttgacttCAGAGATACATGtacatgttaaaaaatgttttccataagGTGTAGAGGAGTCTACACCCCGAAAAGTACCTCTCTTTCCCAGCCTGTCCGCTGCATGCTCTGCTCCTTCCTTAGGGCCTACTTATTACATATGTACCTTTTCATAGGTCACCAACGCTTGTCgttggcttttaaaattattgttgtaCCCTTTCCCTTCTACTTCATTGCCAGGGCTATTGGACTTACTTGCTATGTTCTTGCTGTATCTGCTTCCTTTgcatcccttcctctcttcagAAGACCCCTGGTGGACAAATGACAGTGAGCAGAATGACTCGGAGCCCGTTCCTGACCCCATTCCTGACAGCTGCAATGGTTGCATCCTGAAATTACCTGTGGAGATAGTGTCCCTGGCAAATGCCCCAAAGACATTTGAGAGACTCCATCCTATGTTGATCAAGGTGAGCAAGAAGCCTGACTCTCCCACTGCCTGATTACCCATCTATCCTCACAAgggtatgtatttttttcattgcttttagtgagagaggaaggggtgggagagagacaggcagacagacagaaccATCGAGTGTCGGGtgccttcttgtatgtgccccaaccagggaccgaacccaccaCCTGGCTGTGTGCTCTGATGCTGAATCGAAACCAcgacctttcagtctatgggatgattctccaaccaactgagccgcaatGGCCAGAGCTGATTACCCACTTAATGCCTAGAAACGGTCAAGCTCTGTGACATTCCTGATAAGTGATTCTGTGTTGTTTTGCATTGCTTTCGTTTTTCTCCGAGTCAAGACCAAAAGGCCCCTGTTGTCTGAGGAGCTTCAGCATTTTTTGTGCCAGTACCCTGAGGTGACAGAAGGCTTCACAGAAGGGATTTTTGCCAAGTGGTGGCGCTGCTTTCCTCACCGGTGGTTCCCTTTTGCTTATCCATGGTGAGTGAGAAGGGGCtctagtctgtgtgtgtgtgtgtgtgcagaaaggGGCAGACCAGATGACAAgactgtgcccagcactgtgcaaGCACTTTGCAGTACACTGTTGAAGGCAGGTGCTCCTCAGGTGCTCGCTGTGGACCAGCcgatgatgagagagagagaaagggacaagTAGAAGAGTTGTGTCAAGAGGAGTGGCACCGTGGGTGGACACCAGGATTGCCTACCggatttctaatttatttctaacTATGTGTTTAGCATTTATGTGTATGCAGCGTGAGTCCCGAGTGCTGAGAGCTGAGGGGAGAGCACAAAGAATGGGAGACTTCATTTCCCTGCGCTTGTCTGTGCCAAGCAGCATGCCTGGGTGCCTAGTGCCTGTTGCTTAATGGTGATGTTCAGAATAGCTCTGGAAAGCAGGAATTACGATGGTCACTTTTCAGATCAGAAAAATGGGAATCAGAGAGGTGAAGGACCTTTCTCTACATCATCCAGCCAGGATTGAAACTCAAGTTTGGCTCCCTGTAACTTCCCGTGTCCCGTAGAAGACGTGGCCCATTTCTTGGGGTACTCtttagaaagaagaggaaagccaATTTTCATCTAGAACCATTCCaaaagagcatttaaaaattgCTCTTTCAGACTTTTTGTTGGATAATTACTTGATGCTTCTGCCTTTCTTTAAATTGGCTATTTGTGTGATCAGATACTCAGTTTAACAAGCGAGTCAGGCTTGCCACGTCATGGCGCTCTGTCTCAGAAGAACGTCTCATGACCTTTGCTGCCTCCTCTTCGCTTTGTGTCTTCTTCCGCTTGGCTTATTACTTCAGTCTCTTTTCCAAGATAGAATGAATggattgtttctttccttcctctatATGTTGTTTTAGCTGGACTTTATAAACACCCACACACATGGACAAATCGTGGCTGAAGAGTTTATGTTACAATTAATTGATTTATGGCATGACTATTCTTCACAGACCTCATACTTAAGATACTGTCCTGGTattttgccccccacccccaccgcccacaGCTTTCCCACCCTTGCTCAGTCCTGTGTTAGTCGTGGCGGCTGGCTTGCCCAGTTTAAatactcttttctctttcaaactTTTACAGGACAAGATCTCTGAACAGATCACACATTTTACGTGAGCTTTTTCCTGTTTTCACCCACCTACCGTTTCCAAAAGATGCCTCCTTGAAAAATTGCTTCTTTTTTGAAGGAGAACCTATTGAGAGGAATCAGGTAGGAAATTTTGAAAGGACTTAGAACCAGAATTTTCCTCATTTGGGACCTGGACCAATGTCCTAATCAAGGCCTTCCCTGCACATCAACTTGGAGGGTGAATTAAAGGGACACTCACATCATCTGaagttttctcctcctcctgccagccGGGAGACCTGCAGTGGCCTGCTCATTTATGAAAGCATGCTTGTGGAAAGCCTAGTTACTTCGTCAGCCTCCCTTCTGCAGCCACTTTTCTGCATCCAAGTATGTAGAATTCTAAATTTTGAAGGGACCGGAGCATACAGTTAGTCTGACTTCTCTACCTCAAAGTAGAAAGCTGGCAAACCATAAATGAATGCTGTGTGAGTGAATAGTCCACCTTACTCACTTTGTAAATGAGGAGACTAAGCCCCACAGAGATTAATTAATGTGCCCAAGGACACAGCAAGTTAGTAGTAGGGTTCTCCCTTACCCTCACTCCCAGGTTGGCTTTCCCCAGAAATAAATGAGGAACTTCAGATAGACCATTGGAAAAGCAGAGGCTTGAGAGCACGGAGGGGTCTGGGGACTCAcaggctggcaggcaggtgcccagGCAGGCAGTGCAGCGTAGGCGGCCGACCTCTCACCTCAGCCAGAGGCCGAGTCCCTGGAGCCCGCATTTCACTCTCCGAGGCCGGCGGGCTCTGCAGAGCTGTTCTGTGTTTGTGTCCGGTTACTCTTCTCCGAATTGCTCTTTTGTTGAGTCTCATTCCTGAGGAAGGATTTTGAGCCTGGATTGATTTGAAAGAATTACAAACAGgaatttttactttgtaaaaaaattaaatttctcaaaCTGTGGCGCCTACCAACTCTGGGTTGTGTTATTGGCTTCAAATTTGCTGAATCatgttaaaggaattttaaagcctagaaaaacaattattttgtctAGAACTACGAACTGCCGGCCAGCAGCAGGGTGGAGGTGCTGGGTTCTTCCTCAGATTTTAAAGAAGTTTATCTGCTGTCCCTGGCAAGAACCCGGGGCCCCAGTATGATTCCATCTTCATAATTATAACATACTCCTGGGCGAGGCCTGTAACTTTATCTTGATTTTCCCACTTAAATCTGAAGTTCATTTCACTAATCTGCTTAACGGGGACACCAAGGAGCTTGGCCAAAGGGGTAAATACAGAGTCACTCAGATGCCTACCAAAGTCATCCTGTTGTGGTTCTCAAACATgttttggggaggggaagggcccaCACAGGCGAACATCCCGAGAGCCTGGCTGTCCAGAGCGTCCCTTCCCCACCGCGTCCCCAGCTCTCCACAGCCTTGTTTCCCCACCCTGTTatctgtgtctctgggccctggacCCTGGGAATGTCACAGGTCTGGGGGCTCAGGACCCGAGAGGCAGCACTGGGGCATGGAAGTGGGAATTCAGTTGTTAAGCAGCGCTGGGGACGGAAGTGAGGGGCTCCGAAGCCCCCTTCACCCACCCCACAGTGTTGCCTGTGGCTGGCCTGCTCCATTGTGGTGTTTGTTTCTTCCTATCCTGGGTGTGGAGGAACATGGTCCTTCCTCCTCTCAGacttatatgaaaagaaatacatcCACTTGGTTTTGgtcttctgggattttttttcaagaCTGCAGTTATCAGGGCTTCTGCTGGTACCAGTCAGTTGCAGGCAGTTCAAGACACTAGTCCTCCCTAGTCTGCTTCCGGTCACTGTGGCAACGGTTGAAATGGCTCTAGTGTGGCCGTGGAATCAGAGTCACGGCCAGGGCCTGTGGAAGCAACAGAGAGACCAGGGTTAGGGACAGGAGAAGATGGGACCAAAACCCAAGACTCTCGAGGCCCCAAGTGGTGAAGAGAAAATCGGGATGTGGCCCAGGGAGTCAGACTTCTGATCCCTGCTCTATGTGGGCATATAAACGGGTTGCCagaagggcaggggctgggaggggaggcctAGGGGTTCTCTCTCACTAGGGAGGAAGAGAAGTCCGTGCAAGGTCAACCTCTCCGTTCACCCCCGCTCCCTGTCCCAGCCCAGCACCCGGGTTCCCAGCGGTGCCTGGCAGACAGCGGCTGCCTTTTATGCCCGTGGGCAGCAGCAGTGCTCCCTCAGGAGGGCGGTGGTTGCCCCCACGGGCACATATCCTTAGTTTCCAAAATCAGAGGGCAATCTTATCGTCATTAAGTGTTAATCAGGAACATGACATATCTGCTCACCTGGGTCTTGCCGGAAAGTGTGAACCTGACCTTGCCACTGTTCCATTCTTATCAAAACTCCGGCAGTCAAAAAGAATATTCCATGGAACGCTGCCCAAAGGATATGTAGACATGGATTAGTTTAAAAGTCTGAATCAGACCAGACCCTCGGGAGACTGCATTCTTAGACCAACATGTATTAGGCTTTGTTAGACTTTCGTTAAATTGCAAAGAGATATTTTTGCCTCTGGCCTACTTTGAAGCCGTGGCTAGAAATAGCTGTGGATTATGAAGTTTGTGCAGTTTCTGCTACAGGGCCGTTGTTGAGGTTGTCATCCACTGGGCCACACGGTGTCTCATTAGCAGCCATTACAAGAGGTGTTTACCCTGCTCTCAGTACTGGGAGACGAGCTGTGCTTTGGAGAAactaatttgtttttgtctttcggGCATAGTTGAGAATTGTGTTATTGGtgctattttcctttttgcttaggCTGATAGGAACCTCAGAGATATATGTGATGGGTTTTTGTGTATCAATATCCCACACTCCTGGgtcttattgttttcttttccttcctttctccccccacTTTCCCTCCAGGCACATAAGATGCATGACCTGTTCACCATCGGCAGTGGCGAGGCCTTGCTGCACCTCATCCCGCCCTCCCAGTGTCGCACGCACTGCAGCATGTTGGTGACGCCCATAGGGCCAGGGGACATCGGTAGGTGGGGTGCAGGAGGGCGGGGTCAGCCACAGGGTCCTTCTGTTTTTAACTCAAAAAgtattgtaagaattaaatattgCCTTCACAAAGATCAGTGAAGTAGAGTCAAAAAGAGCACTTTTTAATTAGCAGGGTCACTATTTATGCTGAGATGGAACAACTAATGAGAAAATGTGGCAGAGGGGAAAAGTCTTGttctataaacatttaaaatatgtgtgtcCAAGTTAGAAAGGATTATGGAAAATATTTAGAGCaatcctttattttacagatgaggagactaagATGCAGAGAGGAGAGGTGACCATTCCAAGGCCCCACCATCTGTTAAGCAAAGCTTCAAGTCTCTTAAGTATCTCATTTAGCAGAGTCAAGCCAGGGGAGGTACAACTTTAGATTTGAGGAAACCCATTTTGCTAATAAAGCAGTGCAGGCAGCGCGTGAGGGCACCGGCCACACAAGGAAACACCACCTTCCGTGTGGGTCCCACAGCCGAGCCGCAGCCTCACTCGCAGTCATGACCCACCCTTGGCCCCATGACTTCCCGGCTCTGACGGGTTCTGTGTGTTGTACTCTAGAAATCTGTTCCAGGAAACAGGTTTAAGTCAACTACTGTTAGTAGCAATCAGTTTGACTGTAGCGTTTTCTTGGCAGAGCAAACAGATCAGCAGAGTCACCATCGCCCTCCTTGTTTTTCCTGCCTAGAGTCCCTAGCAGAGCCCAGACTGGTTTTGCATTTGATTTCTTTTAGTTTACCTACCCAGAGAACCCCAGTCCCTAGAAACTCCTCACCTCGTTTGGAAGAAGGGTGTAGACTGCATACTGTGCCAAGGTTTAATTCAAGttaaatgacttttatttccatttacaaatgaaaaaataaaaatgcgcAAATTAAGCATTAACTGATAGTGGAGCACagctggcctggcccctgggagtTACGGCATAAAAGGAGATTCTTGTGTAGAAATGATTCTGACCCTGTTTTCCTGCAGCGGAGTGACCCTCCCGTGAGGTGTGCCTGTTGCACAAGCCTGTGTGACATTTGGGATTGGAAGTAGGTAGCTGTGCATGGAAAAGTTTCTGTCTGGTGTTCTACAAGTGCCTGACGGTTCAGACAACTACAGAACACCTTAATTATCCAAATGCCAGCTTTCCAGCTCCCACAGCATCTAGAGTGCCAGTTacagggttgggggaagagaagaaaatgggtgGCAGGCAGTGGTCAGGGGAGCTTTGAGCACCGAAGTCCAGTGGGGATAGCCCAGGACAGCCTGAAAATCCAGAGCCGTGCTGTGACTGGCCGGCCTgtggaccagagggaaaggagccCTGCGGTTGACAGTGTCCACGAAAAGCCAGCCACGTGACAGGAATGTGGAGAAGGGACAGGAGACAGAAGAGAACAAGACGAAGAGGGCAGGTCTGGGACAAGGGCGGGGAGCACAGGGGGTGTCTGAGTAGTGGCAGGAGCAGGAGCGATGGCCTCGGCTGCCTCAGTCACAAAGACGGCCAGGAGGGCAGACCTGACAGCGCAGGGTGTCTCAGGGTGCCTCGGGCACCCCAGGGACCCTTAAGAATAGCAGTGTGACAATCAAGTTCTGTGTTTTTTGACAAAATAAGCATTGTCCTGTGAAGGTTGAGGGGAAGGGGCAAGGTTACAGACCGCCAGAAGCCTGTGATGGGGGCGTTTTCAAGAACGATGATGGGCCAGGAGCGGGAGCCCTCACATATGCTGACGTTGTACAGTCACTGCTCCTAGTGACCTTCCTGGAGTCACCAGGGAGAGACTAGATTCTATTCAGTGCTCTCTGTTTTAAGATGAGTAGAGTCCATCAGTACTCGAGAAAATTTTCCATCAGGAGATTATTGAACTGTTAAAGGTTTTAAGGTTACCTTTCTAGCCCCTTAAATAATACAGACCAGTCTTTCCTAAACAGTTCTACAGCTCATTCATGACCCTGGAGGTGGGAACAGCAGCTCTTTGGCAAATAGGGCCCCTTGGGTCAGCTGACTGTCTCAGTGACACACAGTGCACATCAGTGTACAAAAGGCTCTGAAAAGCCTCGGAAGAACCTAGTGCTTCTCGCTTACTTGGCCATGGAACCCATTTTCCTCGGACTATCTTACAGGATGTTGTTTGTCAAACACAATTTAGGAAGTGCTGGGTTGGGTCACTCTGGATGCTTTGCAGTGAGGCCATGTTGTAGATAACCTCAGGGAAACTGGGCAGgggtcctcccccagccccaaaccCATCCTGTCTTCTTGCTGCAAAACATGAGATCGGCCTGAGGCTCGAAGCCCAGCACCGGGTTACCTAGAGCATCCTGCCTGTGTAAACCTGCTGCCT from Phyllostomus discolor isolate MPI-MPIP mPhyDis1 chromosome 4, mPhyDis1.pri.v3, whole genome shotgun sequence encodes the following:
- the C4H6orf89 gene encoding bombesin receptor-activated protein C6orf89 homolog isoform X2, whose translation is MDLAANEISIYDKLSETVDFVRQTGHQCGMSEKAIEKFIRQLLEKNEPQRTPPQYPLLIAIYKVIGILGFILLTAYFMIQLFSPLPPEPVLSGAHAWRSLIHHIRLMSLPITRKYMLENNGVPLHGHNEDRSFPEDPWWTNDSEQNDSEPVPDPIPDSCNGCILKLPVEIVSLANAPKTFERLHPMLIKTKRPLLSEELQHFLCQYPEVTEGFTEGIFAKWWRCFPHRWFPFAYPWTRSLNRSHILRELFPVFTHLPFPKDASLKNCFFFEGEPIERNQAHKMHDLFTIGSGEALLHLIPPSQCRTHCSMLVTPIGPGDIDEETKMQRGEVTIPRPHHLLSKASSLLSISFSRVKPGEAMLMPITGISTFWSEGSSLWSSVMQPPSRKSRKQDCVEEQL
- the C4H6orf89 gene encoding bombesin receptor-activated protein C6orf89 homolog isoform X7, with the protein product MSLPITRKYMLENNGVPLHGHNEDRSFPEEDPWWTNDSEQNDSEPVPDPIPDSCNGCILKLPVEIVSLANAPKTFERLHPMLIKTKRPLLSEELQHFLCQYPEVTEGFTEGIFAKWWRCFPHRWFPFAYPWTRSLNRSHILRELFPVFTHLPFPKDASLKNCFFFEGEPIERNQAHKMHDLFTIGSGEALLHLIPPSQCRTHCSMLVTPIGPGDIDEETKMQRGEVTIPRPHHLLSKASSLLSISFSRVKPGEAMLMPITGISTFWSEGSSLWSSVMQPPSRKSRKQDCVEEQL
- the C4H6orf89 gene encoding bombesin receptor-activated protein C6orf89 homolog isoform X1, which codes for MDLAANEISIYDKLSETVDFVRQTGHQCGMSEKAIEKFIRQLLEKNEPQRTPPQYPLLIAIYKVIGILGFILLTAYFMIQLFSPLPPEPVLSGAHAWRSLIHHIRLMSLPITRKYMLENNGVPLHGHNEDRSFPEEDPWWTNDSEQNDSEPVPDPIPDSCNGCILKLPVEIVSLANAPKTFERLHPMLIKTKRPLLSEELQHFLCQYPEVTEGFTEGIFAKWWRCFPHRWFPFAYPWTRSLNRSHILRELFPVFTHLPFPKDASLKNCFFFEGEPIERNQAHKMHDLFTIGSGEALLHLIPPSQCRTHCSMLVTPIGPGDIDEETKMQRGEVTIPRPHHLLSKASSLLSISFSRVKPGEAMLMPITGISTFWSEGSSLWSSVMQPPSRKSRKQDCVEEQL
- the C4H6orf89 gene encoding bombesin receptor-activated protein C6orf89 homolog isoform X3, translating into MDLAANEISIYDKLSETVDFVRQTGHQCGMSEKAIEKFIRQLLEKNEPQRTPPQYPLLIAIYKVIGILGFILLTAYFMIQLFSPLPPEPVLSGAHAWRSLIHHIRLMSLPITRKYMLENNGVPLHGHNEDRSFPEEDPWWTNDSEQNDSEPVPDPIPDSCNGCILKLPVEIVSLANAPKTFERLHPMLIKTKRPLLSEELQHFLCQYPEVTEGFTEGIFAKWWRCFPHRWFPFAYPWTRSLNRSHILRELFPVFTHLPFPKDASLKNCFFFEGEPIERNQAHKMHDLFTIGSGEALLHLIPPSQCRTHCSMLVTPIGPGDIGYADANHWNIYILVRGLQPLVVCDATTLSEE
- the C4H6orf89 gene encoding bombesin receptor-activated protein C6orf89 homolog isoform X4; the protein is MDLAANEISIYDKLSETVDFVRQTGHQCGMSEKAIEKFIRQLLEKNEPQRTPPQYPLLIAIYKVIGILGFILLTAYFMIQLFSPLPPEPVLSGAHAWRSLIHHIRLMSLPITRKYMLENNGVPLHGHNEDRSFPEDPWWTNDSEQNDSEPVPDPIPDSCNGCILKLPVEIVSLANAPKTFERLHPMLIKTKRPLLSEELQHFLCQYPEVTEGFTEGIFAKWWRCFPHRWFPFAYPWTRSLNRSHILRELFPVFTHLPFPKDASLKNCFFFEGEPIERNQAHKMHDLFTIGSGEALLHLIPPSQCRTHCSMLVTPIGPGDIGYADANHWNIYILVRGLQPLVVCDATTLSEE
- the C4H6orf89 gene encoding bombesin receptor-activated protein C6orf89 homolog isoform X5 — translated: MIQLFSPLPPEPVLSGAHAWRSLIHHIRLMSLPITRKYMLENNGVPLHGHNEDRSFPEEDPWWTNDSEQNDSEPVPDPIPDSCNGCILKLPVEIVSLANAPKTFERLHPMLIKTKRPLLSEELQHFLCQYPEVTEGFTEGIFAKWWRCFPHRWFPFAYPWTRSLNRSHILRELFPVFTHLPFPKDASLKNCFFFEGEPIERNQAHKMHDLFTIGSGEALLHLIPPSQCRTHCSMLVTPIGPGDIDEETKMQRGEVTIPRPHHLLSKASSLLSISFSRVKPGEAMLMPITGISTFWSEGSSLWSSVMQPPSRKSRKQDCVEEQL